Proteins from a genomic interval of Kitasatospora kifunensis:
- the ureC gene encoding urease subunit alpha, with amino-acid sequence MALIPRKQYTDLFGPTVGDRFHLADTNLVVEVEQDFNQGHYGDEAVYGGGKGIRDGMAQDPAATSLQGALDLVITNVVVLDPVLGVVKGDLGVKDGFIAAVGKAGNPRLQSGVHPKLVIGPGTEVISGEHLIATAGGIDTHIHFIAPQQVQEALSNGITTLIGGGTGPSDGSNGSTCTPGPWNIHRMYQAVEDLPVNVGLLGKGNGSLPQALREQVEAGVCGLKVHEDWGATPAAIDTALTVADEYDVQVAIHTDTLNESGFFEDTLSAIDGRTIHTFHTEGAGGGHAPDIMRIAGEPNVLPSSTNPTLPYTVNSIDELLDMVMVCHHLSHHIPEDVSFADSRVRGETVAAETVLHDEGVISIFSSDSQAMGRIGESFARAFQTAHHCKDQRGKLAEDSERNDNARVLRYLAKLTINPAIASGTADHIGSLEPGKLADIVLWPINSFAAKPKLVIKGGLINWALMGDPNASLPTTQPIYYRPMYGAYGRARQATRVSFMSQAAVDLGVPAELGLQSRVLPVRHCRTVGKQHMVRNSATPRIEVDPDTYQVTLDGVPATIAPAETLPLNHLFYLA; translated from the coding sequence ATGGCGCTGATCCCCCGCAAGCAGTACACCGATCTCTTCGGCCCCACCGTCGGCGACCGCTTCCACCTGGCCGACACCAACCTGGTGGTCGAGGTCGAGCAGGACTTCAACCAGGGCCACTACGGTGACGAGGCCGTCTACGGCGGCGGCAAGGGCATTCGGGACGGCATGGCGCAGGACCCGGCAGCCACCAGCCTGCAGGGCGCGCTCGACCTGGTGATCACCAACGTGGTGGTGCTGGACCCGGTGCTCGGCGTCGTCAAGGGCGACCTCGGGGTCAAGGACGGCTTCATCGCCGCCGTCGGCAAGGCGGGCAATCCCCGGCTGCAGAGCGGCGTGCACCCCAAGCTGGTGATCGGGCCCGGCACCGAGGTGATCTCGGGCGAACACCTGATCGCCACCGCCGGCGGCATCGACACCCACATCCACTTCATCGCCCCGCAGCAGGTGCAGGAGGCACTGAGCAACGGCATCACCACGCTGATCGGCGGCGGCACCGGCCCCTCGGACGGCAGCAACGGGAGCACCTGCACGCCTGGTCCGTGGAACATCCACCGGATGTACCAGGCGGTGGAGGACCTGCCGGTCAACGTCGGCCTGCTGGGCAAGGGCAACGGTTCGCTTCCCCAGGCGCTGCGCGAGCAGGTCGAGGCGGGTGTCTGCGGGTTGAAGGTGCACGAGGACTGGGGTGCCACGCCCGCCGCGATCGACACCGCGCTCACCGTGGCCGACGAGTACGACGTGCAGGTGGCGATCCACACCGACACCCTCAACGAGTCCGGCTTCTTCGAGGACACCCTGTCGGCGATCGACGGCCGTACCATCCACACCTTCCACACCGAGGGTGCCGGCGGCGGCCACGCCCCGGACATCATGCGGATCGCCGGCGAGCCCAACGTCCTTCCCTCGTCCACCAATCCGACGCTGCCCTACACCGTCAACTCGATCGACGAGCTGCTCGACATGGTGATGGTCTGCCACCACCTGAGCCACCACATCCCCGAGGACGTCTCCTTCGCCGACTCGCGGGTGCGCGGCGAGACGGTGGCCGCCGAGACGGTGCTGCACGACGAAGGCGTGATCTCCATCTTCTCCTCGGACTCGCAGGCGATGGGCCGGATCGGCGAGTCCTTCGCCCGGGCGTTCCAGACCGCGCATCACTGCAAGGACCAGCGCGGCAAACTGGCCGAGGACAGCGAGCGCAACGACAACGCCCGGGTGCTGCGCTACCTGGCCAAGCTGACCATCAACCCGGCCATCGCCTCCGGAACCGCCGACCACATCGGCTCCCTGGAGCCCGGCAAGCTGGCCGACATCGTGCTCTGGCCGATCAACTCCTTCGCTGCCAAGCCCAAGTTGGTGATCAAGGGCGGCCTGATCAACTGGGCACTGATGGGCGATCCGAACGCCTCGCTGCCCACCACCCAGCCGATCTACTACCGCCCGATGTACGGCGCGTACGGGCGGGCCCGGCAGGCGACCCGGGTCTCCTTCATGTCGCAGGCGGCGGTCGATCTCGGCGTTCCGGCCGAACTCGGCTTGCAGAGCCGGGTGTTGCCGGTTCGGCACTGTCGCACGGTCGGCAAGCAGCACATGGTGCGCAACAGCGCCACGCCGAGGATCGAGGTGGATCCCGACACCTACCAGGTCACCCTGGACGGGGTGCCGGCCACCATCGCACCGGCCGAGACCCTGCCGCTCAACCACCTCTTCTACCTCGCGTGA
- a CDS encoding urease subunit beta, which produces MSGSARYLYGDDPVELNAGRPKARLTVSNTGDRAVQVGSHYHFFEANRALEFDRNQAYGMHLDLPAGTAVRFEPGDTREVELTAYAGHRRVVGFSALVNGGLGSADTRARALERAVTRGFLGARREADVNEFGGREFGGCEFGGREIDLAEQTGSKS; this is translated from the coding sequence ATGTCAGGCAGTGCCCGGTACCTGTACGGAGACGACCCGGTCGAGCTCAACGCCGGCCGCCCGAAGGCCCGGCTAACGGTCAGCAACACCGGCGACCGCGCCGTCCAGGTCGGCTCCCACTACCACTTCTTCGAGGCGAACCGCGCGCTGGAGTTCGACCGCAACCAGGCCTACGGCATGCACCTGGACCTGCCGGCCGGCACCGCCGTGCGCTTCGAGCCCGGCGACACCCGCGAGGTGGAGCTGACCGCCTACGCGGGCCACCGACGCGTGGTCGGCTTCAGCGCGCTGGTCAACGGCGGCCTCGGCTCGGCCGACACCCGGGCCAGGGCACTGGAGCGTGCCGTGACGCGCGGCTTCCTGGGCGCCAGGCGTGAGGCCGACGTCAACGAGTTCGGCGGCCGCGAGTTCGGCGGCTGCGAGTTCGGCGGCCGCGAGATCGACCTCGCCGAGCAGACCGGGAGCAAGTCCTGA
- a CDS encoding sirohydrochlorin chelatase, with amino-acid sequence MPRPGGTALDDAVAVATATPVLVGGHESGGAERLRPLVEGKPGWRAVGPGRELVSAVATALAESDRPVCVIPMTLGRNPRLIADTARTLRWLSAPANSGRLALTDPFGGPEHLIGWLRGGTGRALAPTDEGTARPAEPAAVLLTAPAAGPFEDAELFRIARLVRQYRTHRWVEVAFESGDPSIAEGVERCRLLGARRVVLLPAAFGAALLVPGAEDGGPLLSGHAVAGVLRARVAAAVQRLHHGVDGIAAGLVAEHGHGFPHSHTSDNSQPAHHH; translated from the coding sequence GTGCCGAGACCTGGAGGAACGGCGCTCGACGACGCGGTGGCCGTGGCCACCGCCACGCCGGTGCTGGTCGGCGGGCACGAGAGCGGCGGCGCCGAGCGGCTGCGGCCGCTGGTCGAGGGCAAGCCCGGCTGGCGCGCGGTCGGTCCCGGACGGGAACTGGTAAGCGCGGTCGCCACGGCCCTGGCGGAGTCCGACCGCCCGGTCTGCGTGATCCCGATGACCCTGGGCCGCAACCCTCGGCTGATCGCCGACACGGCCCGTACGCTGCGCTGGCTGTCCGCCCCCGCGAACAGCGGTCGGCTCGCGCTCACCGATCCGTTCGGCGGCCCCGAGCACCTGATCGGCTGGCTGCGCGGTGGCACCGGGCGGGCGCTCGCACCGACGGACGAGGGGACGGCCCGCCCCGCCGAACCCGCCGCGGTGCTGCTCACCGCCCCGGCGGCCGGTCCGTTCGAGGACGCGGAGCTGTTCCGGATCGCCCGCCTGGTGCGCCAGTACCGCACCCACCGCTGGGTGGAGGTCGCCTTCGAAAGCGGCGATCCGAGCATCGCCGAGGGCGTCGAACGCTGCCGCCTGCTCGGTGCGCGGCGGGTGGTCCTGCTACCCGCCGCCTTCGGGGCCGCGCTCCTGGTGCCCGGCGCCGAGGACGGCGGGCCGCTGCTCAGTGGGCACGCTGTCGCGGGCGTGCTCCGGGCTCGGGTGGCCGCTGCGGTGCAGCGGCTGCACCACGGCGTCGACGGCATCGCCGCCGGGCTCGTGGCCGAGCACGGCCACGGCTTCCCGCACTCTCACACCTCCGACAACTCCCAGCCAGCGCACCACCATTGA
- a CDS encoding APC family permease, producing MSAPESGTASQHYRRTLGTISLTAVGLGSIIGSGWLFGAERAARLAGPAAIIAWVIGAAVALTIALTYTELGSMFPKAGGMVRYGQYSHGSLTGYLAAWANWIAIVSVIPGEATASVQYMSSWHFSWAHHLYNGKELTGTGVALASVLLIGYFLLNWFAITLFAKTNTAITVFKVVVPTLTAGSLLLAHFDTHNLQDHGGFTPNGWSSVFTAVALSGIVWAYNGFQSPLNLAGEARNPGKSLPKAVISSILIALVIYIALQIAFLLAVPSHDLANGWGGLNYDSPLANLSMAWGLNWLAMLLYADAFISPTGTGMIYAATTSRMIQGVQENGQLPSIFGRVDPKTGIPRPALLLNLFIAFLFLAVFRGWGSLAEIVSVATVISYITGPVAVMALRRLAPDLKRPVKLRLMPVIAPVAMVFGSLVLYWARWPLTGKVIFLMAAGLPIWAWYELRKPWAEIKPHLKAGVWVIGYLLVMAAVSWAGSKDYGGHGYLPEGWDLLVVALIALAFYTWGVRSAWANPSLAQVRQELEDAAEADRAATADGRPGTDETAAASS from the coding sequence TTGAGCGCGCCCGAGTCGGGGACTGCGTCCCAGCATTACCGCCGCACGCTCGGCACGATCAGCCTGACGGCCGTCGGCCTCGGCTCGATCATCGGCTCCGGCTGGCTGTTCGGCGCCGAGCGCGCGGCCCGCCTGGCCGGGCCGGCCGCGATCATCGCCTGGGTGATCGGCGCCGCGGTCGCCCTCACCATCGCCCTGACCTACACCGAGCTGGGCTCGATGTTCCCCAAGGCCGGCGGCATGGTCCGGTACGGCCAGTACTCGCACGGCTCGCTGACCGGCTACCTCGCCGCCTGGGCCAACTGGATCGCCATCGTCTCGGTGATCCCGGGCGAGGCCACCGCCTCCGTGCAGTACATGAGCTCCTGGCACTTCAGCTGGGCGCACCATCTGTACAACGGCAAGGAACTCACCGGCACCGGTGTGGCCTTGGCGAGCGTGTTGTTGATCGGGTACTTCCTGCTCAACTGGTTCGCGATCACGCTCTTCGCCAAGACCAACACCGCGATCACCGTCTTCAAGGTGGTCGTGCCGACGCTGACCGCGGGCAGCCTGCTGCTGGCGCACTTCGACACCCACAACCTCCAGGACCACGGGGGCTTCACCCCGAACGGCTGGAGCTCGGTGTTCACCGCGGTCGCGCTCTCCGGCATCGTCTGGGCCTACAACGGCTTCCAGTCCCCGCTGAACCTGGCCGGTGAGGCCCGCAACCCGGGCAAGTCGCTGCCCAAGGCGGTGATCAGCTCGATCCTGATCGCGCTGGTGATCTACATCGCGCTGCAGATCGCCTTCCTGCTCGCGGTGCCCTCCCACGACCTGGCCAACGGCTGGGGCGGTCTGAACTACGACTCGCCGTTGGCGAACCTGTCGATGGCCTGGGGCCTGAACTGGCTGGCCATGCTGCTCTACGCGGACGCCTTCATCTCGCCCACCGGCACCGGCATGATCTACGCCGCCACCACCTCGCGGATGATCCAGGGCGTGCAGGAGAACGGGCAGCTGCCCTCGATCTTCGGCCGGGTCGACCCCAAGACCGGCATCCCGCGCCCGGCGCTGCTGCTCAACCTCTTCATCGCCTTCCTCTTCCTCGCGGTCTTCCGCGGCTGGGGCTCGCTGGCCGAGATCGTCTCGGTCGCGACGGTGATCTCCTACATCACCGGCCCGGTGGCCGTGATGGCGCTGCGCCGACTGGCCCCGGACCTGAAGCGCCCGGTCAAGCTGCGGCTGATGCCGGTGATCGCCCCGGTCGCCATGGTCTTCGGCTCGCTGGTGCTCTACTGGGCCCGCTGGCCGCTGACCGGCAAGGTCATCTTCCTGATGGCCGCCGGCCTGCCGATCTGGGCCTGGTACGAGCTGCGCAAGCCGTGGGCCGAGATCAAGCCGCACCTGAAGGCCGGCGTCTGGGTGATCGGCTACCTGCTGGTGATGGCCGCCGTCTCGTGGGCCGGGTCCAAGGACTACGGCGGCCACGGCTACCTGCCCGAGGGCTGGGACCTGCTGGTGGTCGCGCTGATCGCGCTGGCCTTCTACACCTGGGGCGTGCGCAGCGCCTGGGCGAACCCGTCGCTGGCGCAGGTGCGCCAGGAGCTGGAGGACGCCGCCGAGGCGGACCGCGCGGCGACGGCCGACGGCCGGCCGGGCACCGACGAGACCGCGGCGGCGAGCTCCTGA
- a CDS encoding urease accessory protein UreF, with translation MSAATAPSSATGPSSATGPGALEALLVGLQLTDSAFPSGRYTLSQGLEGYLQAKQVDQQSMPELLADLLRHSVGPADATALALAHRAATAGDFEAVVAIDQRLHASKLNRELRQACLRTGRQLLDTAQLALGSPMLDRYAELVTARTSPGCQPVAAGVAYAAGGVATEQAVASDLFAFAVGFTGAALRLRLTDHRRAQLTLRATAPVIAEVTALALRRELADLGGFSPLADVMSARHERAEERLFAS, from the coding sequence GTGAGCGCCGCGACCGCGCCGAGCAGCGCGACTGGCCCGAGCAGCGCGACCGGGCCGGGCGCGCTGGAGGCCCTGCTGGTCGGCCTGCAGCTGACCGACTCGGCCTTCCCCAGCGGCCGTTACACCCTCTCGCAGGGTCTGGAGGGCTATCTGCAGGCCAAGCAGGTGGACCAGCAGAGCATGCCGGAGCTGCTGGCCGACCTGCTGCGGCACTCGGTGGGACCGGCCGATGCCACCGCGCTGGCGCTGGCCCACCGGGCCGCCACCGCCGGGGACTTCGAGGCCGTGGTCGCGATCGACCAGCGGCTGCACGCGAGCAAGCTCAACCGCGAGCTGCGGCAGGCCTGTCTGCGCACCGGGCGCCAGCTGTTGGACACCGCCCAACTCGCCCTGGGGAGCCCCATGCTGGACCGCTATGCCGAGTTGGTGACGGCAAGGACCTCACCCGGCTGCCAGCCGGTGGCCGCCGGCGTCGCCTACGCGGCGGGCGGCGTGGCAACCGAACAGGCGGTGGCGAGCGACCTGTTCGCCTTCGCCGTCGGCTTCACGGGGGCGGCGCTGCGGCTACGGCTGACCGACCACCGGCGGGCGCAGTTGACGCTGCGCGCGACGGCGCCGGTGATCGCGGAGGTCACGGCCCTCGCCCTGCGGCGGGAGTTGGCCGACCTCGGTGGCTTCAGCCCCCTGGCCGACGTCATGTCGGCTCGCCACGAGCGGGCCGAGGAGCGGCTGTTCGCCAGCTGA
- a CDS encoding urease subunit gamma, which produces MNLAPREIDKLYVYVVAELARRRRDRGVKLNYSEAVALISEAILESARDGRTVAECMEIGKKIVTVDEVMPGVREMLPLLQIEAAFVDGTKLVSCHDPVGA; this is translated from the coding sequence TTGAACCTCGCACCGCGGGAGATCGACAAGCTCTACGTCTATGTGGTGGCCGAGCTGGCGCGTCGGCGCCGTGACCGCGGCGTCAAGCTGAACTACAGCGAGGCCGTGGCCCTGATCAGCGAGGCGATCCTGGAGTCGGCCCGGGACGGCCGCACGGTGGCCGAGTGCATGGAGATCGGGAAGAAGATCGTCACCGTCGACGAGGTCATGCCCGGGGTGCGGGAGATGCTGCCACTGCTGCAGATCGAGGCGGCTTTCGTGGACGGCACCAAGCTCGTCTCCTGCCACGACCCGGTCGGGGCCTGA